Proteins from a single region of Syngnathus typhle isolate RoL2023-S1 ecotype Sweden linkage group LG10, RoL_Styp_1.0, whole genome shotgun sequence:
- the ago3a gene encoding protein argonaute-3 isoform X1: MEIGTTGAVGAQSLFAMPRRPGYGTMGKPIKLLANCFQVEIPKMDVYLYEVDIKPDKCPRRVNREVVDSMVQHFKVTIFGDRRPVYDGKRSLYTANPLPVAPTGVDLDVTLPGEGGKDRPFKVSIKFVSLVSWHMLHEVLTGHSMPEPLELDKPISTNPVHAVDVVLRHLPSMKYTPVGRSFFSAPVGYDHPLGGGREVWFGFHQSVRPAMWKMMLNIDVSATAFYKAQPVIQFMCEVLDIHNIDEQPRPLTDSHRVKFTKEIKGLKVEVTHCGTMRRKYRVCNVTRRPASHQTFPLQLENGQTVERTVAQYFREKYSLQLKYPHLPCLQVGQEQKHTYLPLEVCNIVAGQRCIKKLTDNQTSTMIKATARSAPDRQEEISRLVRSANYDADPFVQEFQFKVRDEMAHVTGRVLPAPMLQYGGRNRTVATPSHGVWDMRGKQFHTGVEIKMWAIACFATQRQCREDILKSEEIKAFFVLNRRCQIGRNVTKCLFRAFTDQLRKISKDAGMPIQGQPCFCKYAQGADSVEPMFRHLKNTYAGLQLIIVILPGKTPVYAEVKRVGDTLLGMATQCVQVKNVVKTSPQTLSNLCLKINVKLGGINNILVPHQRPSVFQQPVIFLGADVTHPPAGDGKKPSIAAVVGSMDAHPSRYCATVRVQRPRQEVIQDLASMVRELLIQFYKSTRYKPTRIIFYRDGVSEGQFRQVLYYELLAIREACISLEKEYQPGITYIVVQKRHHTRLFCADRNERVGRSGNIPAGTTVDTDITHPYEFDFYLCSHAGIQGTSRPSHYHVLWDDNCFTADEFQLLTYQLCHTYVRCTRSVSIPAPAYYAHLVAFRARYHLVDKEHDSAEGSHVSGQSNGRDPQALAKAVQIHHDTLRTMYFA, from the exons ATGGAAATCGGAACTACAG GAGCCGTTGGGGCCCAGTCCCTGTTCGCCATGCCTCGGCGGCCCGGCTACGGCACCATGGGCAAGCCCATCAAGCTGCTGGCCAACTGCTTCCAGGTGGAGATCCCCAAGATGGACGTCTACCTTTACGAGGTGGACATCAAGCCTGACAAGTGCCCGCGGCGAGTCAACCG GGAGGTGGTTGACTCCATGGTGCAGCACTTCAAGGTGACCATCTTTGGGGATCGCAGGCCAGTCTACGATGGCAAGAGGAGTCTGTACACGGCCAACCCGCTGCCTGTGGCGCCCACCGGG GTGGACCTGGATGTCACTCTGCCGGGCGAGGGGGGCAAAGATCGTCCCTTCAAGGTGTCCATCAAGTTTGTGTCTCTGGTGAGCTGGCACATGCTGCACGAAGTGTTGACGGGTCACAGCATGCCTGAGCCGCTGGAGCTGGACAAGCCCATCAGCACCAATCCCGTGCACGCCGTGGACGTGGTGCTGAGACACCTGCCGTCCATGAA ATACACGCCGGTGGGCCgctctttcttctctgctccGGTGGGCTATGATCACCCCTTGGGCGGAGGCAGGGAGGTGTGGTTCGGCTTCCACCAGTCGGTGCGCCCTGCCATGTGGAAGATGATGCTGAACATTGACG TGTCCGCCACCGCCTTTTACAAGGCCCAGCCGGTCATCCAGTTCATGTGCGAAGTGCTGGACATCCACAATATAGACGAGCAGCCGCGCCCTCTCACCGACTCGCACCGGGTCAAGTTCACCAAAGAAATCAAAG GTTTGAAGGTTGAAGTGACGCACTGCGGAACCATGCGGAGGAAGTACCGCGTTTGCAACGTGAcccgccggccggccagccatcAAAC GTTCCCCCTCCAGCTGGAGAATGGCCAGACTGTGGAGCGCACCGTAGCCCAGTATTTCAGGGAGAAGTACAGCCTGCAGCTCAAGTACCCCCACCTGCCCTGTCTGCAGGTGGGCCAAGAGCAGAAGCACACCTACCTGCCCCTGGAG GTGTGCAACATTGTAGCCGGTCAGCGATGTATCAAGAAGCTGACAGATAATCAAACATCCACCATGATCAAGGCCACGGCTCGCTCCGCGCCTGACAGACAGGAAGAGATCAGCAGGCTG GTACGCAGCGCCAACTACGACGCCGACCCCTTCGTGCAGGAGTTCCAGTTCAAAGTGCGCGACGAGATGGCTCACGTGACGGGGCGAGTGCTACCCGCCCCCATGCTGCAGTACGGCGGCAGG AACCGCACAGTGGCCACGCCCAGTCACGGGGTGTGGGATATGAGGGGCAAGCAGTTCCACACCGGTGTCGAAATCAAGATGTGGGCCATCGCCTGCTTCGCAACGCAGCGGCAGTGTCGGGAAGACATTCTCAAGTCAGAAGAGATTAAAgcgttttttgttttaaaccgACGCTGTCAGATAGGTCGTAACGTAACAAAATGTCTGTTTAGGGCGTTCACGGACCAACTACGCAAGATCTCCAAGGACGCCGGCATGCCCATTCAGGGACAGCCGTGCTTCTGCAAGTACGCGCAGGGAGCGGATAGCGTGGAGCCCATGTTCAGACACCTGAAGAACACCTACGCCGGATTACAGCTCATCATCGTCATTCTGCCTGGCAAAACTCCCGTCTACG CGGAGGTGAAGCGCGTGGGAGACACGCTGCTGGGCATGGCCACGCAGTGCGTCCAGGTGAAGAACGTGGTCAAGACGTCCCCTCAGACCCTCTCCAACCTCTGCCTCAAGATCAACGTCAAGCTGGGGGGCATCAACAACATCCTGGTGCCACACCAAAG GCCGTCAGTGTTTCAGCAGCCAGTCATCTTTCTGGGAGCCGATGTGACACATCCGCCTGCCGGGGATGGCAAGAAGCCCTCCATTGCTGCA GTGGTGGGCAGCATGGACGCCCACCCCAGCCGCTACTGCGCCACCGTGCGGGTGCAGAGGCCCAGGCAGGAGGTGATCCAGGATCTGGCTTCGATGGTGCGCGAGCTGCTCATCCAGTTCTACAAGTCCACGCGTTACAAGCCCACCCGCATCATTTTCTACAGGGACGGAGTTTCTGAAGGCCAGTTCAGACAG GTTCTGTATTACGAGCTGCTGGCCATCCGTGAGGCCTGTATCAGCTTGGAGAAGGAGTACCAGCCGGGTATCACCTACATCGTGGTGCAGAAACGCCACCACACGCGCCTCTTCTGCGCCGACCGCAACGAGCGA GTCGGACGCAGCGGAAACATTCCCGCTGGTACGACGGTGGATACGGACATCACGCATCCTTACGAGTTTGACTTTTACCTCTGCAGTCACGCTGGAATACAG GGCACCAGCCGGCCCTCGCACTACCACGTGCTGTGGGACGACAACTGTTTCACGGCTGACGAGTTCCAGCTGCTCACCTACCAGTTGTGCCACACCTATGTGCGCTGCACCCGCTCGGTGTCCATCCCCGCGCCCGCATACTACGCCCACCTGGTGGCCTTCCGCGCCCGCTACCATCTGGTGGACAAAGAACACGACAG CGCCGAGGGCAGCCACGTGTCAGGTCAGAGTAATGGTCGAGACCCGCAGGCACTGGCCAAAGCTGTCCAAATCCACCATGACACCCTGAGGACCATGTACTTCGCTTGA
- the ago3a gene encoding protein argonaute-3 isoform X2 gives MEIGTTGAVGAQSLFAMPRRPGYGTMGKPIKLLANCFQVEIPKMDVYLYEVDIKPDKCPRRVNREVVDSMVQHFKVTIFGDRRPVYDGKRSLYTANPLPVAPTGVDLDVTLPGEGGKDRPFKVSIKFVSLVSWHMLHEVLTGHSMPEPLELDKPISTNPVHAVDVVLRHLPSMKYTPVGRSFFSAPVGYDHPLGGGREVWFGFHQSVRPAMWKMMLNIDVSATAFYKAQPVIQFMCEVLDIHNIDEQPRPLTDSHRVKFTKEIKGLKVEVTHCGTMRRKYRVCNVTRRPASHQTFPLQLENGQTVERTVAQYFREKYSLQLKYPHLPCLQVGQEQKHTYLPLEVCNIVAGQRCIKKLTDNQTSTMIKATARSAPDRQEEISRLVRSANYDADPFVQEFQFKVRDEMAHVTGRVLPAPMLQYGGRVSTEHFMNRTVATPSHGVWDMRGKQFHTGVEIKMWAIACFATQRQCREDILKAFTDQLRKISKDAGMPIQGQPCFCKYAQGADSVEPMFRHLKNTYAGLQLIIVILPGKTPVYAEVKRVGDTLLGMATQCVQVKNVVKTSPQTLSNLCLKINVKLGGINNILVPHQRPSVFQQPVIFLGADVTHPPAGDGKKPSIAAVVGSMDAHPSRYCATVRVQRPRQEVIQDLASMVRELLIQFYKSTRYKPTRIIFYRDGVSEGQFRQVLYYELLAIREACISLEKEYQPGITYIVVQKRHHTRLFCADRNERVGRSGNIPAGTTVDTDITHPYEFDFYLCSHAGIQGTSRPSHYHVLWDDNCFTADEFQLLTYQLCHTYVRCTRSVSIPAPAYYAHLVAFRARYHLVDKEHDSAEGSHVSGQSNGRDPQALAKAVQIHHDTLRTMYFA, from the exons ATGGAAATCGGAACTACAG GAGCCGTTGGGGCCCAGTCCCTGTTCGCCATGCCTCGGCGGCCCGGCTACGGCACCATGGGCAAGCCCATCAAGCTGCTGGCCAACTGCTTCCAGGTGGAGATCCCCAAGATGGACGTCTACCTTTACGAGGTGGACATCAAGCCTGACAAGTGCCCGCGGCGAGTCAACCG GGAGGTGGTTGACTCCATGGTGCAGCACTTCAAGGTGACCATCTTTGGGGATCGCAGGCCAGTCTACGATGGCAAGAGGAGTCTGTACACGGCCAACCCGCTGCCTGTGGCGCCCACCGGG GTGGACCTGGATGTCACTCTGCCGGGCGAGGGGGGCAAAGATCGTCCCTTCAAGGTGTCCATCAAGTTTGTGTCTCTGGTGAGCTGGCACATGCTGCACGAAGTGTTGACGGGTCACAGCATGCCTGAGCCGCTGGAGCTGGACAAGCCCATCAGCACCAATCCCGTGCACGCCGTGGACGTGGTGCTGAGACACCTGCCGTCCATGAA ATACACGCCGGTGGGCCgctctttcttctctgctccGGTGGGCTATGATCACCCCTTGGGCGGAGGCAGGGAGGTGTGGTTCGGCTTCCACCAGTCGGTGCGCCCTGCCATGTGGAAGATGATGCTGAACATTGACG TGTCCGCCACCGCCTTTTACAAGGCCCAGCCGGTCATCCAGTTCATGTGCGAAGTGCTGGACATCCACAATATAGACGAGCAGCCGCGCCCTCTCACCGACTCGCACCGGGTCAAGTTCACCAAAGAAATCAAAG GTTTGAAGGTTGAAGTGACGCACTGCGGAACCATGCGGAGGAAGTACCGCGTTTGCAACGTGAcccgccggccggccagccatcAAAC GTTCCCCCTCCAGCTGGAGAATGGCCAGACTGTGGAGCGCACCGTAGCCCAGTATTTCAGGGAGAAGTACAGCCTGCAGCTCAAGTACCCCCACCTGCCCTGTCTGCAGGTGGGCCAAGAGCAGAAGCACACCTACCTGCCCCTGGAG GTGTGCAACATTGTAGCCGGTCAGCGATGTATCAAGAAGCTGACAGATAATCAAACATCCACCATGATCAAGGCCACGGCTCGCTCCGCGCCTGACAGACAGGAAGAGATCAGCAGGCTG GTACGCAGCGCCAACTACGACGCCGACCCCTTCGTGCAGGAGTTCCAGTTCAAAGTGCGCGACGAGATGGCTCACGTGACGGGGCGAGTGCTACCCGCCCCCATGCTGCAGTACGGCGGCAGGGTGAGCACAGAGCACTTTATG AACCGCACAGTGGCCACGCCCAGTCACGGGGTGTGGGATATGAGGGGCAAGCAGTTCCACACCGGTGTCGAAATCAAGATGTGGGCCATCGCCTGCTTCGCAACGCAGCGGCAGTGTCGGGAAGACATTCTCAA GGCGTTCACGGACCAACTACGCAAGATCTCCAAGGACGCCGGCATGCCCATTCAGGGACAGCCGTGCTTCTGCAAGTACGCGCAGGGAGCGGATAGCGTGGAGCCCATGTTCAGACACCTGAAGAACACCTACGCCGGATTACAGCTCATCATCGTCATTCTGCCTGGCAAAACTCCCGTCTACG CGGAGGTGAAGCGCGTGGGAGACACGCTGCTGGGCATGGCCACGCAGTGCGTCCAGGTGAAGAACGTGGTCAAGACGTCCCCTCAGACCCTCTCCAACCTCTGCCTCAAGATCAACGTCAAGCTGGGGGGCATCAACAACATCCTGGTGCCACACCAAAG GCCGTCAGTGTTTCAGCAGCCAGTCATCTTTCTGGGAGCCGATGTGACACATCCGCCTGCCGGGGATGGCAAGAAGCCCTCCATTGCTGCA GTGGTGGGCAGCATGGACGCCCACCCCAGCCGCTACTGCGCCACCGTGCGGGTGCAGAGGCCCAGGCAGGAGGTGATCCAGGATCTGGCTTCGATGGTGCGCGAGCTGCTCATCCAGTTCTACAAGTCCACGCGTTACAAGCCCACCCGCATCATTTTCTACAGGGACGGAGTTTCTGAAGGCCAGTTCAGACAG GTTCTGTATTACGAGCTGCTGGCCATCCGTGAGGCCTGTATCAGCTTGGAGAAGGAGTACCAGCCGGGTATCACCTACATCGTGGTGCAGAAACGCCACCACACGCGCCTCTTCTGCGCCGACCGCAACGAGCGA GTCGGACGCAGCGGAAACATTCCCGCTGGTACGACGGTGGATACGGACATCACGCATCCTTACGAGTTTGACTTTTACCTCTGCAGTCACGCTGGAATACAG GGCACCAGCCGGCCCTCGCACTACCACGTGCTGTGGGACGACAACTGTTTCACGGCTGACGAGTTCCAGCTGCTCACCTACCAGTTGTGCCACACCTATGTGCGCTGCACCCGCTCGGTGTCCATCCCCGCGCCCGCATACTACGCCCACCTGGTGGCCTTCCGCGCCCGCTACCATCTGGTGGACAAAGAACACGACAG CGCCGAGGGCAGCCACGTGTCAGGTCAGAGTAATGGTCGAGACCCGCAGGCACTGGCCAAAGCTGTCCAAATCCACCATGACACCCTGAGGACCATGTACTTCGCTTGA
- the si:dkeyp-97a10.2 gene encoding uncharacterized protein si:dkeyp-97a10.2 yields the protein MALLDFLRWRAATLLLLFVAGLDCISVHIPNDEPMYVIPDSTLVVRAHIQYGSPDELTGVTWERRPESGAPDGRAALATCPGGSPPQPVQCTVTRPNARASLEEQASVLHISHFAKADAGIYAVTVTSKAGQSSTALVIVREYEAVHHVSVSINVSHSSLVCGEAWGTEPQFSWLHERDAVTGSVGRVSPDGATLVVTKVPICGHFTCVVSNKLGYSSATYTAAPCESGGISGSTVAVICLVVLQILGAGLAFLLWRRYRNRNRGDRLREHLDDNI from the exons ATGGCTCTACTGGACTTCCTGCGCTGGAGAGCTGCCACACTACTGCTCCTGT TTGTCGCCGGGTTGGACTGCATATCGGTGCACATCCCCAACGATGAGCCCATGTACGTCATCCCGGACTCTACCCTGGTCGTCCGCGCCCACATCCAGTACGGCTCTCCGGACGAGCTGACAGGCGTCACCTGGGAGCGGCGGCCCGAGAGCGGCGCCCCCGATGGGCGGGCCGCGCTGGCCACCTGCCCCGGGGGGAGCCCCCCGCAACCTGTCCAATGCACCGTCACCCGGCCCAACGCGCGCGCCAGCCTGGAGGAGCAGGCCAGCGTCCTGCACATTAGCCATTTCGCAAAAGCTGACGCGGGAATCTATGCTGTCACCGTGACGAGTAAGGCCGGACAATCCAGCACGGCACTCGTTATCGTCCGAGAATACG AGGCGGTGCACCACGTGTCGGTGAGCATCAACGTGTCACACTCGTCGTTGGTGTGCGGTGAGGCATGGGGCACGGAGCCTCAGTTCAGCTGGCTGCACGAGCGCGACGCCGTCACCGGCAGCGTGGGCCGCGTATCCCCCGACGGCGCCACCCTGGTGGTCACCAAGGTGCCCATTTGCGGCCACTTCACCTGCGTGGTCAGCAACAAGCTGGGCTACAGCTCTGCCACCTACACGGCCG CACCTTGTGAATCAGGCGGCATCAGTGGATCGACGGTGGCTGTCATTTGTCTGGTGGTGCTGCAGATCTTAGGAGCAGGCCTGGCATTTCTACTCTGGAg ACGCTACCGAAACAGGAACCGAGGAGACAGGCTGCGAGAACATTTGGACGACAATATTTAA
- the ago3a gene encoding protein argonaute-3 isoform X3, protein MEIGTTGAVGAQSLFAMPRRPGYGTMGKPIKLLANCFQVEIPKMDVYLYEVDIKPDKCPRRVNREVVDSMVQHFKVTIFGDRRPVYDGKRSLYTANPLPVAPTGVDLDVTLPGEGGKDRPFKVSIKFVSLVSWHMLHEVLTGHSMPEPLELDKPISTNPVHAVDVVLRHLPSMKYTPVGRSFFSAPVGYDHPLGGGREVWFGFHQSVRPAMWKMMLNIDVSATAFYKAQPVIQFMCEVLDIHNIDEQPRPLTDSHRVKFTKEIKGLKVEVTHCGTMRRKYRVCNVTRRPASHQTFPLQLENGQTVERTVAQYFREKYSLQLKYPHLPCLQVGQEQKHTYLPLEVCNIVAGQRCIKKLTDNQTSTMIKATARSAPDRQEEISRLVRSANYDADPFVQEFQFKVRDEMAHVTGRVLPAPMLQYGGRNRTVATPSHGVWDMRGKQFHTGVEIKMWAIACFATQRQCREDILKAFTDQLRKISKDAGMPIQGQPCFCKYAQGADSVEPMFRHLKNTYAGLQLIIVILPGKTPVYAEVKRVGDTLLGMATQCVQVKNVVKTSPQTLSNLCLKINVKLGGINNILVPHQRPSVFQQPVIFLGADVTHPPAGDGKKPSIAAVVGSMDAHPSRYCATVRVQRPRQEVIQDLASMVRELLIQFYKSTRYKPTRIIFYRDGVSEGQFRQVLYYELLAIREACISLEKEYQPGITYIVVQKRHHTRLFCADRNERVGRSGNIPAGTTVDTDITHPYEFDFYLCSHAGIQGTSRPSHYHVLWDDNCFTADEFQLLTYQLCHTYVRCTRSVSIPAPAYYAHLVAFRARYHLVDKEHDSAEGSHVSGQSNGRDPQALAKAVQIHHDTLRTMYFA, encoded by the exons ATGGAAATCGGAACTACAG GAGCCGTTGGGGCCCAGTCCCTGTTCGCCATGCCTCGGCGGCCCGGCTACGGCACCATGGGCAAGCCCATCAAGCTGCTGGCCAACTGCTTCCAGGTGGAGATCCCCAAGATGGACGTCTACCTTTACGAGGTGGACATCAAGCCTGACAAGTGCCCGCGGCGAGTCAACCG GGAGGTGGTTGACTCCATGGTGCAGCACTTCAAGGTGACCATCTTTGGGGATCGCAGGCCAGTCTACGATGGCAAGAGGAGTCTGTACACGGCCAACCCGCTGCCTGTGGCGCCCACCGGG GTGGACCTGGATGTCACTCTGCCGGGCGAGGGGGGCAAAGATCGTCCCTTCAAGGTGTCCATCAAGTTTGTGTCTCTGGTGAGCTGGCACATGCTGCACGAAGTGTTGACGGGTCACAGCATGCCTGAGCCGCTGGAGCTGGACAAGCCCATCAGCACCAATCCCGTGCACGCCGTGGACGTGGTGCTGAGACACCTGCCGTCCATGAA ATACACGCCGGTGGGCCgctctttcttctctgctccGGTGGGCTATGATCACCCCTTGGGCGGAGGCAGGGAGGTGTGGTTCGGCTTCCACCAGTCGGTGCGCCCTGCCATGTGGAAGATGATGCTGAACATTGACG TGTCCGCCACCGCCTTTTACAAGGCCCAGCCGGTCATCCAGTTCATGTGCGAAGTGCTGGACATCCACAATATAGACGAGCAGCCGCGCCCTCTCACCGACTCGCACCGGGTCAAGTTCACCAAAGAAATCAAAG GTTTGAAGGTTGAAGTGACGCACTGCGGAACCATGCGGAGGAAGTACCGCGTTTGCAACGTGAcccgccggccggccagccatcAAAC GTTCCCCCTCCAGCTGGAGAATGGCCAGACTGTGGAGCGCACCGTAGCCCAGTATTTCAGGGAGAAGTACAGCCTGCAGCTCAAGTACCCCCACCTGCCCTGTCTGCAGGTGGGCCAAGAGCAGAAGCACACCTACCTGCCCCTGGAG GTGTGCAACATTGTAGCCGGTCAGCGATGTATCAAGAAGCTGACAGATAATCAAACATCCACCATGATCAAGGCCACGGCTCGCTCCGCGCCTGACAGACAGGAAGAGATCAGCAGGCTG GTACGCAGCGCCAACTACGACGCCGACCCCTTCGTGCAGGAGTTCCAGTTCAAAGTGCGCGACGAGATGGCTCACGTGACGGGGCGAGTGCTACCCGCCCCCATGCTGCAGTACGGCGGCAGG AACCGCACAGTGGCCACGCCCAGTCACGGGGTGTGGGATATGAGGGGCAAGCAGTTCCACACCGGTGTCGAAATCAAGATGTGGGCCATCGCCTGCTTCGCAACGCAGCGGCAGTGTCGGGAAGACATTCTCAA GGCGTTCACGGACCAACTACGCAAGATCTCCAAGGACGCCGGCATGCCCATTCAGGGACAGCCGTGCTTCTGCAAGTACGCGCAGGGAGCGGATAGCGTGGAGCCCATGTTCAGACACCTGAAGAACACCTACGCCGGATTACAGCTCATCATCGTCATTCTGCCTGGCAAAACTCCCGTCTACG CGGAGGTGAAGCGCGTGGGAGACACGCTGCTGGGCATGGCCACGCAGTGCGTCCAGGTGAAGAACGTGGTCAAGACGTCCCCTCAGACCCTCTCCAACCTCTGCCTCAAGATCAACGTCAAGCTGGGGGGCATCAACAACATCCTGGTGCCACACCAAAG GCCGTCAGTGTTTCAGCAGCCAGTCATCTTTCTGGGAGCCGATGTGACACATCCGCCTGCCGGGGATGGCAAGAAGCCCTCCATTGCTGCA GTGGTGGGCAGCATGGACGCCCACCCCAGCCGCTACTGCGCCACCGTGCGGGTGCAGAGGCCCAGGCAGGAGGTGATCCAGGATCTGGCTTCGATGGTGCGCGAGCTGCTCATCCAGTTCTACAAGTCCACGCGTTACAAGCCCACCCGCATCATTTTCTACAGGGACGGAGTTTCTGAAGGCCAGTTCAGACAG GTTCTGTATTACGAGCTGCTGGCCATCCGTGAGGCCTGTATCAGCTTGGAGAAGGAGTACCAGCCGGGTATCACCTACATCGTGGTGCAGAAACGCCACCACACGCGCCTCTTCTGCGCCGACCGCAACGAGCGA GTCGGACGCAGCGGAAACATTCCCGCTGGTACGACGGTGGATACGGACATCACGCATCCTTACGAGTTTGACTTTTACCTCTGCAGTCACGCTGGAATACAG GGCACCAGCCGGCCCTCGCACTACCACGTGCTGTGGGACGACAACTGTTTCACGGCTGACGAGTTCCAGCTGCTCACCTACCAGTTGTGCCACACCTATGTGCGCTGCACCCGCTCGGTGTCCATCCCCGCGCCCGCATACTACGCCCACCTGGTGGCCTTCCGCGCCCGCTACCATCTGGTGGACAAAGAACACGACAG CGCCGAGGGCAGCCACGTGTCAGGTCAGAGTAATGGTCGAGACCCGCAGGCACTGGCCAAAGCTGTCCAAATCCACCATGACACCCTGAGGACCATGTACTTCGCTTGA